The Sporosarcina sp. Marseille-Q4943 genome includes the window CGGAATATTCAGTTCGATATTTTTCCCAATAGGATTGAAGTAATATCTAAAATATATTTTTGCTTTGCCATCAAAATCTTGAAACTTTGTCGTCTCCGTTACGTACTGCCCATCTCGTGAAATTTTGGTACTTACAAATTGTAACGGCGTACCATCTTCTTTTACAGCATTATATAGCCATAAAAGGTTACCTCCATTTTCCCCTTTCTTTACAGCAACTGATATCCCTTGCTGTTCTACGGAAATGTCCCAATTGAAATAATCAGGTTTGGTGAGTACTTCTTTTGAGCCAAAATCAACTTCTATAAAATCATCGCCCTTTGGAACGGCCTGAACAGCACCAATATTAATCGTGAGTGAATCTGAATTGTGGAAATAGTTACTTTGCAAATAGATCGTAAATTTGCCGTCGCGAATATCTCCGTGAGTTGTCATACCATTTATGATACTACCTCTTCGCTCTCCACTATCCGTCATGACTGTAATATCATCAAGAGCTAATATTTGCATTGTATTCGATTCTTCTATTTCAATATCTATGGCCGTTTTTAATGGAGAACGGCGAATTTGTGTTATCGTAAATTTCTGACCATCGATATCTACAGTACGATTCGCATTTATAACTTTTTCTTGAGCTATTTCGTTTTGTAGTGTAAACGGTATCGCTATTTCAATATTCCCATTATCTATATCCTTAAAATGAAAAACGGCTTTAAAATCCTTCGAAGTATAAGCGATTGGCTCTGAAAAGCTATATTCTACTAAAGAAGAGGTGCTTGTTTGATTCTCTGTGTTTCCGAATCTACAGCCGCATTCTATTTCATCGTCACCTTGGAATAATTGTACTTTCTTCAGGTGTAAATCAAATGAGGCAGCAGCGTCATAGAAAAGTACAAATCCCGACTGATCTGCAATCACGCCTTGCAAGGTAAGTGATAGGCCATTTTTTGACTTGTTCTCATTAATCCCTTCAAAGTATTCATTGTCAACTATGTCTTTAATTCCATCATTTATTTCAACCTCTGATACAAGTGCATGAAAAACAGGTATTTTTGCAACATAACTTGCAATCGTAGGAGAAACACGAATTGAAAATATTATACTTACGCAAAGCAAAGCAACTATTGCAACTGGTACAATGCGCTTCTTTATCTTTTTTTCTCGCTGAACTTTACGGAAAGTATCCATTCGAATTTGTTGAAGTTTCTCCTTTGGAACGTCAATCGGCAGTTTGCTCATAGCCAGTCCTCCTTTTCTCCAGCGGAATTTCTAAGCTTCTTTAATATGTGGTGAAGCTTAGACTTTACAGTACCCTCGGGAATTTGATTTAGTTCAGCAATTTCTTTGTTTTTTAGTTGCTGAAAATATTTCATATAGACAAGTTGTTGCTCCGACAAAGATAAATGTTCTAGTAGTCGCTCCAAATCAGAATAGATGACCCAACCAGATAAGTGATGTTCCTCAATTGGAACGGTTGGTTGTCGTTTTCTTAAATGGTCTTTACAACAATTGATTAAAACTCGGACGAGCCATGTTCTGGCATATTCTTGCTGTTTAACGGTATGCATTTTTTTTAGTGCCTTGTAAATAAGCTCCTGCATTACGTCTAAGGTGTCTTGTTCATTTTTCATATATGTAAAAGCCATGCGATATAAAATCTCTTCATCCATTTCAATAAGTGAAAGTATCGCTTGATGATCCCCACGAATAGCACGCTGCACGATTTCAAATTCCATCCTTCTCGCCTCCTTCCTTTATTAGACGCAGAGTTTCTTCATTTCGTTCAAAAATTTTTTATTATTTAGAAAACCGTTATGTAATTTACAATTCTTTTGTTAATTTAGTCTACTCCATTTCCTTATTTAGCGATAGGGTGCTTTTACTTCAAGAAAAAAAGCTTCAGTGAAAGGGACTGCCGAATTTTCACTAAAGCACTTAATTATTTGATTATGTTGTTTTGGTTCATTGCTATTCATTATTAAAATGATTATTTCGTTTTTACTAAAGCTACCCGTTAGTTAAATAAGAAATTTTATTTTTTAACGCCATAATGTAATTCCACAAATTGATTAAAGTTCCTAGTTCCTTTCAACGTAAGGTCTAATTGATAATCTCCTTTTTTAAATAACGGAACTCCTTTTCCTATTATGGTTGGGGCAACTGTTAAAATAATTTCATCAACTAATTTTTTTTTTACAAAATGATGTAACAATTCTCCTCCACCAACAATCCAAATGTTTCTTCCTTCTTGATTTTTCAATTTATTAGTAACACTAACTATGTCATCATTAATAAATTTGACATCTTCGGTATCTTCAATTGAAGATCTTGTAAATACATAGCACTCTTTATTTTTATATGGGAATTCCCTTGTTTCGTGTCTAATTATCCAATCATAAGTTTTTTTACCTATTAAAACTGTATCTACTGTCTCATAAAACTCTGAATATCCGTTATCTCCTTCACCTTCAACATTAAATAGCCATTCTAAAGACTCGTCTTCCGTAGCAATATACCCGTCTAAACTCACAGCAATATACAATACCAAATTTCGTTTTTTACTCATATTATCCTCCTTAAGACACAAGTGGAATGCACGTTCTTATATACAGCAATACTTTTCTACTCTTCAACTAAACTGCTTCGTTAGTTCAATAAGAAAATTGATCTGTTCAAGTAGCCCAATGTTCTTCAAGTAAAGCACCCGTTACTTTAATTATATCTTTTCACAATCTATATATTGCTCAATATATCCTCTATACTCATCTGTTAATTCAATAGGTAAATTATAAATTGAGACATATTGCATCTTTTCTGATTCGCTATAATCAATCTTCATATCTCCACTTACTTCATTGGTATAATAAACAGCTGTTACCGAATATAATTCGTCGCCATTAGAAATCTTAAAGTAATATTCAGAACCAGAGAAAACATTAAGTAAATTTAAATTTTCAACTACTAATCCTGTTTCTTCAAAAACCTCTCTCTTTGCTACTTCTTCAAAACTTTCACCTAAATCCATCAAACCACCTGGTAACCCCCAATATCCATCGTTTCTTTTTTGCAATAACACTTCATTTTGTTCATTTATAATAATAACAACAGAACCTGGTAAAATAATTGGTCTTTGTCCTACATACTGTCTAAGATATTTATAGTATTCCATTTTTTAATCCCCCTACATGACTGGTTACCAATCAGTAATTTGGCTTCAAATTTTATTAACCTGCCGCTTTAGTTGAAAAAGAAAGCCGTTTAAGCAGCTCAATGATTGCCCATTTAATTAGTTCCTACTGCTAGCCATGCAATGCTCCACATAATAATAGTAAACGATATGATAAGCCAAACTGTATTGGCCGTAGTTTTTTCTTCGTGTTTTACCTTTTTCAATACCGAAACCAAATTCAAACAAAATATAATGCACCAGATAGGCATGAAAGCCATCCCATGTAGAAAAAGATAAATTGCAAGATCGCCATATTTTCACTCCTTTGTAGTTGTTTATCATTGTTCAACTAACCTGTCCCGTTAGTTCAATAAGAAAAAGAGTTTTTTACTAAAGCACCCGTTAATTCATGAAAACTTTAAGGGTTATTCAATAAACTATTTAATTTAACCAATGCATCACTTACTTCTT containing:
- a CDS encoding DUF4179 domain-containing protein, yielding MSKLPIDVPKEKLQQIRMDTFRKVQREKKIKKRIVPVAIVALLCVSIIFSIRVSPTIASYVAKIPVFHALVSEVEINDGIKDIVDNEYFEGINENKSKNGLSLTLQGVIADQSGFVLFYDAAASFDLHLKKVQLFQGDDEIECGCRFGNTENQTSTSSLVEYSFSEPIAYTSKDFKAVFHFKDIDNGNIEIAIPFTLQNEIAQEKVINANRTVDIDGQKFTITQIRRSPLKTAIDIEIEESNTMQILALDDITVMTDSGERRGSIINGMTTHGDIRDGKFTIYLQSNYFHNSDSLTINIGAVQAVPKGDDFIEVDFGSKEVLTKPDYFNWDISVEQQGISVAVKKGENGGNLLWLYNAVKEDGTPLQFVSTKISRDGQYVTETTKFQDFDGKAKIYFRYYFNPIGKNIELNIPLQ
- a CDS encoding sigma-70 family RNA polymerase sigma factor: MEFEIVQRAIRGDHQAILSLIEMDEEILYRMAFTYMKNEQDTLDVMQELIYKALKKMHTVKQQEYARTWLVRVLINCCKDHLRKRQPTVPIEEHHLSGWVIYSDLERLLEHLSLSEQQLVYMKYFQQLKNKEIAELNQIPEGTVKSKLHHILKKLRNSAGEKEDWL
- a CDS encoding dihydrofolate reductase family protein; its protein translation is MSKKRNLVLYIAVSLDGYIATEDESLEWLFNVEGEGDNGYSEFYETVDTVLIGKKTYDWIIRHETREFPYKNKECYVFTRSSIEDTEDVKFINDDIVSVTNKLKNQEGRNIWIVGGGELLHHFVKKKLVDEIILTVAPTIIGKGVPLFKKGDYQLDLTLKGTRNFNQFVELHYGVKK
- a CDS encoding NUDIX hydrolase, with amino-acid sequence MEYYKYLRQYVGQRPIILPGSVVIIINEQNEVLLQKRNDGYWGLPGGLMDLGESFEEVAKREVFEETGLVVENLNLLNVFSGSEYYFKISNGDELYSVTAVYYTNEVSGDMKIDYSESEKMQYVSIYNLPIELTDEYRGYIEQYIDCEKI